Within the Candidatus Krumholzibacteriia bacterium genome, the region GGTATAGACGTCGATGCCCCCGCTGCCGAGCCGGCGGTAGCTCGTCCCGATGGCGGCAGGGAAGTAGTAGTCCGCCCGGAAGGAAACCGGGAACGAGTTGGTCTTGCCGGCGAGGAAACGCAGCTTGGGGTCTTGCAGCCAGGCAAGGATCGAAAGCGAGCGGGGCCCGAGCCTCTCCACACTGCAACCGTACTCTGGAGGCTCGCGCGGGATGCCATGCATGGAGAAGAGCGGATGGTGGGGGAGCCCGCGTGGGAGCTCGACATGCAGCCGCCAGCCGTCCGGGAGAGGCGTGAGACGCAGCACCCTGCCGTAGCGGCGTTCCCTTTCGGCCAACTCCTCTGGTTCTTCTTTCTGCGCCTTCCACTGCGCTTCCCAGCCCTCGACGACCGGCAGGCTCGTGATCGTCTCGGCGGCGGGGAAGCCGGCGCCGCCGGCGAGGGTGATGGCATCGACGGGACAGCAGAGCAGGACCGCCCGCGGGCGCACCGAGTCGGGAGCGGCCTGGGCGCGGACGACTGCTTTGTCACCGTTCATCGCGAAGAGCGCCGGGTAGGATGCGCTGCAGGCGCCGCAGCCGATGCACTGCTCCGCCTCGACCTGGAACTCCAAGGGTGCGGCGGGGGTCGCCGTCTCGGTGCTCATGGGCCCCCAGGATAAGGGGCAGGAACGAGGCGGAACAACCAAGAGAGAAGCATGAGCTGGCGCGTCGTGGGAGTGGCAGAGGGCTGGCCACCCACTCGCCGCGTTCGTGGCGGTGATTGCATTCCACCCCGCTGGGCCGTAGGGTCCAAGGCGCCGGGGAGAAGCGAACGATGATGCGCAGGAAGCAAACGGGCGCCACGAAGCCACGGAGCGCGTCGAAGGCTCCCGCCAAGGCTTCGGGTGCGATGCAGGCGCCGGGCACTAAGAAGGCGCCGGTCGCGAAGAAAGCTCCGGCAGCGAAGAAAGCACCGGCAGCGAAGAAAGCACCGGCCGCGAAGAAAGCACCGGCCGCGAAGAAAGCACCGGCAGCGAAGAAAGCACCGGCCCCGCCGAAGGCGCCCGAGACTTCGGCTTCAACACCCGCAGCAACGGAGCGCCGCGGCCGGACCTCGCGAGCCAAGAAAGCACCCGGGCCGCCGCCGGAAGCCCTCGGCCCTGCGGACGTCATGCCGGCGGAGCAGATCGCCACGGTGCTGCAAGAGATCGCGGCCCTCCTCGAGATCCTCGGCGAGAACCCATTCAAGGTGCGCGCCTACGACAACGCCGCGCGGCTCCTGCCCGGTCTTGCCGAAGACCTGCCGGCGTTGGTACAGAGCGGCGAGCTGGAGAATGTGCGCGGCATCGGCAAGGGAATCGCTGACCGTGTGGCCACGCTGGCCCGCACCGGCCGGCTCGACTATCACGACGAGCTGAAATCGAAGGTGCCGCCCGGGCTGCTCGAGATGTTGCAAGTCCCCGGCCTCGGCCCCAAGAAGGTGAAGCTTCTCTTCGACAGCTTGGAAATCGCCTCCGTGGAGGCGCTGGAGCGGGCGTGCCGCGAGAACCGCCTCCTCGACACCCGTGGCTTCGGCGAGAAGACGCAAGAGAACATCTTGCGGGGCATCGCCCTCGTCCGGCGCAACCAGGCGCGCTACTTCTGGAGCGTGGCGGCGGAACAGGCACAGGCTGCCATCGAGGCGCTCCGCCAGCACCCGGCGGTGCAGCGCCTGGAGATCGCCGGCAGCCTGCGGCGCCGCAAGGACGTCGTCCACGACGTGGACATCGTCGTCAGCACGAGCGATCCCGACGCCGTGAGCCAGGTGTTCGCGAGCGGGCCTTGGGTGGAACGTGTGCTCAGCAGCGGGCCGACGAAGACGAGCATCCTGCACCCGAGCGGTCTGCAGATGGACCTGCGGGTCGTCTCCGACACCCAGTTCCCCTACGCCCTGCACCACTTCACCGGCAGCAAGGCGCACAACATCGCCATGCGTGGCCGCGCTGTGCGCATGGGCATCAAGATCAACGAGTACGGTCTCTTCCGCGGCACCGACCTGATCCCTTGCGCCGACGAGGCAGCCATCTTCGCTGCCCTCGGTTTGCACTTCGTGCCCCCGGAGATGCGGGAGGACACCGGCGAGATCGAGGCGGCGGAAAGCGGCACCCTCCCCGCCCGCCTCCTGGAGCTCGTGGATCTTCGCGGCGCCTTCCACGCCCACACCACCTACAGCGATGGCAGGGATACCCTGGAGGACATGGTGCGCGCCGCCTCGGAGTTGGGCTGGGACTACGTCGGCATCAGCGATCACAGCCAGAGCGCCGGTGCCTTCGGGATGAGCGCGGCCAAAGCGCTCGAACAGATCGAAGCGATCGGGCGTCTGGACGCGGGTCCGATCCGAATCTTCCGCGGCATCGAATGCGACATCCTGCCCGATGGCTCTCTCGACTACCCACCCGAAATCCTGGGGCGCTTCGACTTCATCATCGCTTCCGTGCACGCCGAGTTCCACCTCGACCGCGACACCCAGACGCGCCGGGTCCTGCGGGCGGTGCAGAATCCCTGGACCACGATCCTCGGGCACCCGACCAGCCGGATGCTCTTCGACGAACCGGGGATGGACCTGGACCTGGGGGCGATCTTCGAGGCCGCAGCCCGCCATGGCGTGGCGGTGGAGATCAACGGCCAGCCCAAGCGCATGGACCCGGACGGGACGATGATCCGCCTCGCTCGTGACCACGGCGCCATGCTGTGCGTGGATCCCGACGCCCACAAAGTGCGCGCCCTGCGCAATGTCGAGTACGGCGTCGGTCTCGCCCGGCGTGGCTGGTTGGAAAAGCACCACGTGCTCAACACCTGGGACACGGAGCGCCTGGCCACGCACTTGCGGGAGCGGCGGTCCCGCGCGGAGGCGGGCGCGGCGTGAAGAAAACGATCCGCGGACGAAAGCGAGCTCCGGCGCCGAAGCGTGCCACAGCGGTGAAGCGAGCCACGGAGGTGAAGCGGGCCGCGGCGGTGAAGCGTGCCACGGTGGTGAAGCGGGCCAAGAGGGCAAAGACCGCCGTGGCGAAGGCAAGCGCTCCGAGGCGGGCGACGGCAGGGAAGCGTGCTCCCGAGCGGCGTTGGGCCGAGTCGCCGGCGGCGCTTCGGCACCGCATGGCGACGATCCTCGAGCGCCTCGAGCAGCTCTATCCGCAGGCAAAGTGCTCGCTCGGCCACGAGAACCCGCTGCAGCT harbors:
- a CDS encoding ferredoxin, which produces MSTETATPAAPLEFQVEAEQCIGCGACSASYPALFAMNGDKAVVRAQAAPDSVRPRAVLLCCPVDAITLAGGAGFPAAETITSLPVVEGWEAQWKAQKEEPEELAERERRYGRVLRLTPLPDGWRLHVELPRGLPHHPLFSMHGIPREPPEYGCSVERLGPRSLSILAWLQDPKLRFLAGKTNSFPVSFRADYYFPAAIGTSYRRLGSGGIDVYTFKEGVADPRAALRQAMESRAAE
- the polX gene encoding DNA polymerase/3'-5' exonuclease PolX, with translation MMRRKQTGATKPRSASKAPAKASGAMQAPGTKKAPVAKKAPAAKKAPAAKKAPAAKKAPAAKKAPAAKKAPAPPKAPETSASTPAATERRGRTSRAKKAPGPPPEALGPADVMPAEQIATVLQEIAALLEILGENPFKVRAYDNAARLLPGLAEDLPALVQSGELENVRGIGKGIADRVATLARTGRLDYHDELKSKVPPGLLEMLQVPGLGPKKVKLLFDSLEIASVEALERACRENRLLDTRGFGEKTQENILRGIALVRRNQARYFWSVAAEQAQAAIEALRQHPAVQRLEIAGSLRRRKDVVHDVDIVVSTSDPDAVSQVFASGPWVERVLSSGPTKTSILHPSGLQMDLRVVSDTQFPYALHHFTGSKAHNIAMRGRAVRMGIKINEYGLFRGTDLIPCADEAAIFAALGLHFVPPEMREDTGEIEAAESGTLPARLLELVDLRGAFHAHTTYSDGRDTLEDMVRAASELGWDYVGISDHSQSAGAFGMSAAKALEQIEAIGRLDAGPIRIFRGIECDILPDGSLDYPPEILGRFDFIIASVHAEFHLDRDTQTRRVLRAVQNPWTTILGHPTSRMLFDEPGMDLDLGAIFEAAARHGVAVEINGQPKRMDPDGTMIRLARDHGAMLCVDPDAHKVRALRNVEYGVGLARRGWLEKHHVLNTWDTERLATHLRERRSRAEAGAA